The genomic interval CCAGTCACCAACGACCGATTCTGTTTCTCTCCTATTTAAATGGAATGGTGTGGTTTTCGTCACGATCTCGCTGAACTTTTCTAGTTTGCTAACATTGGTCATGTGCTCCAAGTGTAGCGCTTACAAGAAAACATAGATTACATTTTCTTCATTTCAATACACGTTTTCTCAGATGCCGCGTTGAATCTTTTAATGAACAGGAAACAGTCGGGAGCAAACGTGCCGGCGAGAGCAGAGCGAATTAGTAGAAGTCGATTCGAGACGTTTCTCCCAGTTAGTAGTGGGATGTCAACACCTAGAGCAAGCGATGAGCTCCACAGCGTGCTCCTCTGCTTTGGTATAATCGACATCCTTCAGGACTACGACATTGCCAAAAAGTTGGAGCATGCCTACAAATCATTGCAGGTCAATCCCAATTCCATCTCTGCAGTGGACCCGAAGCTGTACTCGCGGAGGTTTCAGGACTTCATAAGTAAAATCTTTGTCCAAGACGAAGAACACAGATAAAAGGAAGCATTGTACCTAACTATAGAGGCAACTTAGGGTTGCTACCGCGCCGGCGACGGCTGCTGAATTTTCACGCTCAGCTAGTTGGGCATTTGTGCATGTTCATTGAGGTATAGGAGCACACCAAACTCATTTCTTTTCaactttctttttttcctttccttaaaATATCCAGGGAGTGCTAAAATTATTCAACTACCTGGATAGAATCACACACAGGAAATGCACCGAGAGGTATTATATATTGTGCACAATGCTGAGGTGCCACATTCCAATTTCATCAATTCAAATTTCAAACGAGTCTTTTATCTCTTAGTTCTGCTTTCCCACCACACTTCTAATAAATCAGAGAAACTCAAGGACTTCCAAACATATTGTCAATCACCTCCAAACTCAGCTGACGATCTACATCCAAGTCGATCACTGAATTATGAAgttactgatccaactgaagCCATTGATGCTCAACGATGAGTAACAAGCAAAAGGAAAACATGAACAACTATCCAAACAACTGCAGACTGAAGATGTTGCACTTGAACAATTATAGTTACAAATCTGACTTGCTTATTGTCACCAATTAAAGGGAAAAAGTTAGACTACTAAATAGATAGCAATGTTGCTAGTTTCAGATAACATTACCATAGAAAGGGATTTGATATGTCAACCTTTATGTGCATAAAACAAATAAAGGATCCATTAGGAAAGCAATGCATAACTCTCTGAGGACTCCAATAGAATAAGTGAATTAAGTTTATGCCAATATTTATGCAGCAATTTCATGAATTACAGATAtgcatataaatataaaaaaaaagtgaAGTTTACAAATGCACATCAATGGGTTAAATTCAATACCTATTTACATTTAAGTCTACCTAAAACAGTTATATGGATATAGCAGAAGAAAATGTATATGAAACAGCCAAATCATTTGGTTAGGGGTAATATAATCAAGCTTGTAATATAATAaactttgtaatgtaatgtaatcttgattacattattatatttggtaatgtaatgtatataattttgattaaaggatgattacattcttttatttgatgtccattattttttataaggaatgtaatttatattattataaaataacaaaaatatctTGTGATCTCTGCCGGAGGCAGCGAGCGGCAGCGGGCGACGATGCCCAAAGGTGGCAGTCGGCGGGAGGCGGCGGCCAACGGCAACGATGTCGGTGACCGGCGGCGACAGCCAATGGCGCCCGAAGGTGGTGGTCGGCCCGTGAGGCGACAGTCGATCACGGCCGGCGGGCGGAAGCGACGTCGTTGATTGGTTGATGCTGAAAatggactaggggtatatttgacatttaaattttagttaaccGTGATCTCATAATATAATTGGATTACATGGTGTTGGCCTTGTAATCCAAATTATAAAACTTGATTAACTACTTGATTAACTAGAATATATTACATTACAGCTTTAAAATTATACCAAATACAATAATCAATATTATAATGTAAAATTAATTACATTATAAGACAGATTACCTTCTGCCAAAAGCAGCCTCAGTTGTTAGGTACTTGAGGTAATTGATGACACAGATGGAAACTCAATTACATAAACAACTACATTTCCATTGTAAAAGATGTTAAATACTAGAAGAGCACAAACCTGCCTTTGCATTGGTGACCTTGACATCAGAATATATGTTGTAAATGAGGCAACCTAAAGAAATGGTTTTATTCTTAAATTTTATCACTGAAAGTATCCAAACCCTGAGACCGATGTGAGTCGATTAATCTCCAAAGGTAACACCAGTTGAATTGTTTATCAAAAGGTAACATTGGAGGGGGAAATTCTAACCAAATTCAAATGGTACAAAGCAGTAACAatccaaatgcaacatacatACCCTGCTAAAAAAAATGTAGACTACTTGGCCTTCTTCTTCCCAGCAACTGTGACCCTCTTGCCTTTGAGTGTGCGGCAGTTATTCTTTGTCCTTTGCCCGCGACATGGAAGACCCATGTCGTGCCTAATCCCTCTATAGCACCTGATCTCCTTCAGCCTCTCGATTGCAAGTCTGTTAAACCGTTTCTGCAAATAGAGTTCAACACCAGAGATCAGAATGAACAATACGACAGCTAAATATCAAAGAAATTCCATCAGAAGCAAAAAAAGAGGAGACTCAAAAGATCATGCGGCTGAAACCAACATGAAAAATATGTGTTCGGTGAAATCCGTTACCCCTGACGAAGCTATCCATAGGGTAATTCCTTAGAATTCCAACTTATCATTTGATATCAATATCCCATCAAAAAGGTCAAGATTTCCATATCAACCCGATTATGTTGATAAGAAAGTAAAATTCAGTTTAGCAACACATTAAAGTCATAGTTTTCTGAaagagtttgatttttttttttcttcttttgttctCATTCTCAAAGAAATAGCTATttgactatttttaaaaaaaaaaaaaaaaaaaaatagaagatcaAAATTGCAACTTAATCGCAAAGAAAAACAATGCAGGCAACAAACAGCTGAGGGGTTTAGTCTCATACAAGGTCGCCTTCTATCATATACTTGGAGACCTCGTCACGAAGCGAGATGAGCTCCTCATCGGAGAGGTCCTTGGTGATCTTGTTATCCAAGGAGAGGTCGCAAAGGATCTGGCGGGCCCTGACGCGGCCGATGCCGTGAATGTACCGGAGCGAAAATTCTACCCGTTTGTTGTTGGGTATCTCCACACCGCCGACACGAACGCAGCGGATGGTCAGGGATCCCGGCGGCTGCGTCGAGGAGGTCAGAATAGGAGGCTGGGATCAGCGACGGATGGGGTAAAAGGGGAGGGGAGATAATTAGGGCAAAAAGCTATACCTTGAAGACAGGGGAAGAAGTAGGGAAGGCGATGAAGGTAGGCAGCGAGAAAGAGGTCCCTCTGCTAGCGACTGGAAGCGAAGATGAGAGGGGAAGCAGCGACGACGCCATGGACGAGAGGCCAGCCATTTCGCTTCTTTATCCGAAACTCCCGAGTTTAAGCGGCTGGCGGTGTCATCCGCGTAGGTTTTTCTATACCGCACCATCCTTTCAAGTTAGATAAGTCAAGTCATAGTGTGTATTATTGGATTAATTAACAATTTTATCATAATATTTGTATGGATTTTCatctttaaaattttcaaacacatCCTAATATAAAACCCATATAATTATCATCTAACCGTTATAAAATCGAATTTATAACCTAATATTGACTTAGCCAAACGTTAACCTTAAAACAATCAATGTTGTCTTGACCACAATATAGGTGCATTTTTGTCATTATTGCACTGGATTAATCAAGTGGGCAAGTGATTccgaaaaaattaagagaaaacaCACTCATCTATTTTCTCCTTTactctcctaattatattcatatacTTCACAAAGTATCGCCTTGATCAATCAATTGGGACATTTGTGTCACCCAATGGAGCTTTGCTCTCTTAAATAGCAAATTAAAGAGAATCCTCATAATTAACATTCTTTATCAGATTCAAAATTGAAGTTTAACAGTATGACTTGTTAACCCATCATTTCAGAAAGTCTCATTTCACTGAGAGATACTGAGCCTCCAATCCTTTCTTCATCTCCTGGGCAAATATGTATAGATTGTTCAGATACAAGTAGGCACCTATACACACACTGGCATGTTGAGCAAGGCAGCAAGTGGAAGGAAGACCGAGCGCGACGGTGCTTCTGCTCGATTTGCAGTCGAACAGCGATGAATTCATAGACAGAGCAAGGAATTCTTAGTGGGCCTGAAGAGTGGTAACCATAGACCTCCTTGGCCTTGTCAAGGAGACTGCCAAAGAGTGGATGGTGCAGGTGAGATAATGGCACCATGAACTTTTCTGATCCTTTATCTCCTTCCTCCTCGCGACCAACTTCGACTGTTACCCACCCCTTCTTTATCTTCATCCTCATAAGAAAGATCTATATATCGAACAGAATTATAGTAAAAAGGTAGGAGCAAGGAAAAAGCTTGCCCCTGCACTTGGATTTAAATGGATGCTCAATTAAGGATCGTTTTATAGCTAGGGGGAAGAAGTACCTCATGTTCACTTAACTTGACGAAACATATTGCAATTTGACGACCAGATTTGCCTCTGCCGGAGTCACTCTCACCGTATCACTCGTAGAGAGTGGGGGGATGAATattattttgattattatttatttgGACGGTGTAGGAGAGAGATTGAGTGAAACAGTCCGTGCATGCATCTCCATTCCATTGACTTCCTTCCCCCTAGCTTTAGGAAAATGAGGAAGGAAATCACCTAATTGAGGATGATCTTCAAAGCAAATTTGTTTAGCTTCTTGCTATTACAAACTGTTTCAGTGGTGTAAAAAAAATACATTTAGCAACAATGATAAGTATTTTAATTCAGTCTCCAAATACATTTATTTGGGTCGGATAAGTGAAGTTTCTTGGGTTTATACTACATCAAAGGCACATTGATGTAGTACAAATGACTGTACAAGTACAATAATGGCTGgagtcctttgaaaacttattttacaCATGTTTTCCTCACAATCATCTCCATTTCAATATTATCGACTCTTACTCGACCTGCCTTTTCATCTGTGAGCTCTTAGTTTTCATCAATAGATACTCCTTTTACCCCCCATCCGCAAGCCCTTAGTTCTCAACGTTATTTGTGAGTTGCTCAAGTTGTTCGAACTATTTGTGCAACTCGATCCATCCACTTACTCGAACTAACTAGCCTAACTCCCCAACTCACACATATTGACTTACCCTTCTAGCCAGAGAAAGAAGACCGTACGTACGTGGCGAGAGGTTAGAAAATATTTGAGCCAGAGACTTGTTCTCATTCGACAGTAGTCTCTTATCTTTCCCATGATCCTTGCGGTTTCTACAAATCCATGTTCTTGAAAACAAACAGAGGTTCATCTAATATTCCCAACGTCACGCACTTTGCTTAGCTTGTAGTGGCAATAAGCTCAATTATTAGACTTTTGAACATGATAGTGGAGGCTGTACGTAGTAAGTAAATACGCAAACTAGCTACAGAAAATGCAATGAGTACATGTGTAAAAGTCCAACTGCACAAACTAGAGAACATGTCAATTCTAATGAAAGCTGAAATTATTAAGCACCTCAAATGTTTAGTGGCTAGTTGAATAATACTATACTCCGACACTGACAAGCTGAAAGTGTTGTCCACCTTAACCCTGATTGGGCTTTATCAAATTTCTTCATTCATGAAAGAATTAGTGAATCCACTAAGTGAATTATGCCTCAAAGCATGGTCACTTTAGCTTTTGACCATGCACGTTTGTTAGTTGCAAAAACAGTTTAAATGCATTAGGACAAAAGAGACTAGAATTTATAAATACAATCAAATTGTGGTAATTCAAGTATGGTAATTAGAGATTCTAAGATTGTAGTTCAAAAGGGACTATTAATCCATCAAATTGGTAAAGCACATATATAAGAGTAACACTCCTAGCTTATATATATAAGGTTTAATCATTAAAATGTTTGTATCTCGTACAAGAGTTCAATGCTTTGAGGCTCTATCTTATTCTATGAATATATACtacattttaaattatttttttttaaaaaaactaataaatatgtgtttttctttaatgcgttcatttaattttttagaaatgGAAATGTATATTTTTTATCTTTATATCTAATACGGAATGTTACGAGCGCACTCGAGTATAATGTGATAGTCAAAGTTAAGGTGATATGGCAGATAAAATCAAGGGGAGGTGGCAGCCAACGTATCATTTTCAATGAGGTTTTGTTATTTGCCTAGTGATAAGTGCTAGGGTCGATTTGTGCTAGAAGTGGGGGTGAATAGTTCATCGTGCGCTCgttgcttgctttgatgatgataATATGCAGCAGAAATACACCCAaagcacactcacaatgctaacgctaggatttacttggtatccacctcatgaagaggtgactaatccaaggatccgacgcTCACTCCctcatccactatgaaagcactcctttacggtaactgccgaaggcggagaagccttgtacaaactcacaatacaagaagaaagaaaaacaagcttatacaatacaaatcttacaagatttacaaaaccctagcttgcttcttcttgcttgaatacacctcttgacttgcttggaagtgcaccaacactcctctctaagcccCCAAGATCTGGTGTGTGCCTGTGAGAAAGATcgcaagaagtggagaggaagaactGCGAAGGAAGACGCTCGCCAATGATTTTATCCTGCACAACGGTcgtctcccaatcaatcggcttatcgattggggaggctgaatcgatcagctgatcgattcagccttcttctgttctcTCGCGTCTGCACGAAAAACCTGGCCCCAATccattgaccaatcgattggggagcctaatcgatcggctgatcgattggggaagcttctGTGCCTGCGACAattgctcctaatcgattggttgatcgattgggctgccGTTTGTCGCAGCCCTGTACCCAATCgaacagctgatcgattgggcttggtccaatttgatcacttgatcaaattgaccaactcTAACGTGCCTGAGTCAAGTCTAACGTAACCTAAGCCAACATCGGGTCAACCGTGACATGTTTAGACTCCTCGTGcctagtatccggtcaaccttgacttgctgagacttcttcaccaagtgttcggtcaatcctttgacccacttggacttttcccttcgtgccaagtgtccggtcaaccttgacccacttggacttgctgtCTCGTGCCAACtgtccgatcctccatgacctacttggacttccaccagatgtccggtcacccttgacccatctagattttctcgtgacaagtatccggtcaattctttgacctacttgggcttcccaacataggtgttcggtcaaccttgatccacttggatcttcacgtgtctggcttcactcaccaagtctttccatctgcctagcttcactcactagggcttttcatctGCTtgttttcactcaccaggactttcacctagcttcactcactgggattttcacctggcttcactcaccaagattttcccactggccggcttcactcaccgggactttcacctgcctagcttcactcactagggttttcacctggcttcactcaccaggatttttccactgcccgacttcactcaccgggactttcacctgcctaacttcactcactaggtctttcacttggctttactcaccaggattttcccttgcctaacctccagttaggtctttctcagtcaagtatccgatcaaccttagcctacttaactcttcttcacatcaaactggtcagtcCTTGACTAAAGAgaaattgcatcaacaatctctccaatctgacgattgcatctgcagtctccatgtattatcaaacatcgaaactcaaatattaagactcaagcttgagccaacttaagCTTAGGCAACCTGGTTAACCTtcacccaggggatattgcaccaacaatctccctctttttgatatttgacaatacctttaagttaggctaatctcatagcctcaattTCTTCTTCATGCTAATGCCCTTTGGATAATGAAGGCATAATAGACCCTATATTCTCCCCCAAACTTTTCTTGAGGGacaaaggcctaacttaaaccctatatttCTCTCCTTATTGGCATACATAAAaaattctccccctgaagagttactcaacgttgttcacaaccttacatgttgttcacaacaccacaatgaaggtctcatacccttcattacattcaatgctcatccttgagcatactcGTTTTCGATAATGAAAatatccaatcttccattgttccccaatgctcaaccttgagcatttttctaaatgaaggatttaccacctttaatgatttcggaaaaatattttcatatttttaaagaaaatagtcttctcaatcgattgaagttggatctcaatcga from Zingiber officinale cultivar Zhangliang chromosome 6B, Zo_v1.1, whole genome shotgun sequence carries:
- the LOC121988917 gene encoding 30S ribosomal protein S13, chloroplastic-like is translated as MAGLSSMASSLLPLSSSLPVASRGTSFSLPTFIAFPTSSPVFKPPGSLTIRCVRVGGVEIPNNKRVEFSLRYIHGIGRVRARQILCDLSLDNKITKDLSDEELISLRDEVSKYMIEGDLKRFNRLAIERLKEIRCYRGIRHDMGLPCRGQRTKNNCRTLKGKRVTVAGKKKAK